The genomic stretch CTGTCGTTGTTCCAGATTTCCGTTGGTATGGCCGCCGTGATGCTTCTGGGCACATTGAACCGGGTCATGATCGTTGAATTGACGGTGCCTGCAATGGTTGTCGCGGTCATGATCGCCCTGCCGGTTCTGATTGCCCCTTTCCGCACGCTTCTGGGCTTTCGCTCAGACACGCACCGTTCGGCCATCGGCTGGAAACGGGTGCCCTACATCTGGTTCGGCACATTGTGGCAGTTCGGGGGGCTGGCCATCATGCCCTCGGCGCTCTTGGTCCTTGGGGGTGATGTCTATATCGACGTCCCCTTTGCCGGAGAAATCCTCGCGGCACTGGCCTTTGTCATGACCGGTCTCGGCATGCACATGACGCAAACCGCCGGTCTGGCGCTGGCCTCGGATCGGGCGACGGATGAAACCCGTCCGCGTGTCGTGGCGCTGCTTTACGTGATGTTCCTCGTGGGCATGGGCATTTCGTCGCTGATCATCGGCTTTTTGCTGCGGGATTTCACCCCGCTGAAACTCATTCAGGTGGTGCAGGCCACTGCTGTTATCACCGCCGTTCTGAACCTGATCGCCCTGTGGAAACAGGAAAGCCTGCAACCCATGAGCCGGACAGAGCGCGAAGCGCCCCGCCCAAGGTTCAAAGACGCATGGGAAGATTTCATCAAGGGCGGACAAGCCGGGCGACTGCTTGTGTGCATCTTTGTCGGCACCATGGCGTTCAACATGCAGGATGTGCTGTTGGAACCCTATGGCGGCGAAATTCTCGGCCTTTCGGTGTCCTCCACCACCTTGCTGACGGCGATGTGGTCGCTGGGCGCGCTGCTCGGCTTTGCCTTGGCGGGCAAACGGCTTGCCGACGGCTCGGACGCGTTCCGGCTTGCGGCTGGCGGCATTCTGGCCGGGGTTGGCGCGTTCTGCATGGTGATCTTTGCCGCCCCTCTGAATTCGCCTGCGCTGTTCTTTTCCGGCGCGGGCATGATCGGTTTTGGGGGCGGCCTGTTTGCGGTCGCAACTTTGACCGCCTGTATGACCCTGCCCGAAACCGGCACGGCGGGTCGGGGTCTGGCTTTGGGCGCATGGGGGGCAGCACAAGCGACCGCTGCCGGCCTCTCAATCGCCATTGGTGGCAGCTTGCGTGACTGGACAGGCTCCATCGCCATGTCAGGAGCTTGGGGAGAGGGCCTGGTTTCCCCAGCTACCGGCTATTCAGTCGTATATCATCTGGAGATCGTACTTCTGTTCGTAACTCTGGTGATCCTTGGACCGCTTGTGCGTCGGCGCGTTTACCACACCTCAAGAGAAAGCGGATCACGCCCCATGGGCCTGGCCGATTTCCCAACATGACCCCGTTTCAGGAGGAAACGAAATGACTGCAGCGTTCTTTGGCGAATTTGATCTGGCGAGCTTGTCTCTCTGGTTATTCTACATCTTCTTTGCTGGGCTGATCATCTACATCCAGCGTGAAAACATGCGCGAAGGCTATCCGCTCGAAGACGATGAGGGGAACCCTTCTTCCAACCCCAGCATGTGGCCGATCCCCTCGGACAAGACCTTCAAACTGCCCCACGGTCGCGGTGATGTCACCGTGCCAAGCGGGCAGACACCGGAACGCGCAGACATTGCTCTGAAACGCACAGGGCCCGGCAATGGTTTCCCACTGGAGCCCACGGGCGATCCGATGCTCGACGGAGTCGGCCCTGCCTCATGGGCGCCGCGCCGCGACGCGC from Roseobacter litoralis Och 149 encodes the following:
- a CDS encoding PucC family protein is translated as MNVAGLKRLSLKAMPFADAASDGLPLPQLLRLSLFQISVGMAAVMLLGTLNRVMIVELTVPAMVVAVMIALPVLIAPFRTLLGFRSDTHRSAIGWKRVPYIWFGTLWQFGGLAIMPSALLVLGGDVYIDVPFAGEILAALAFVMTGLGMHMTQTAGLALASDRATDETRPRVVALLYVMFLVGMGISSLIIGFLLRDFTPLKLIQVVQATAVITAVLNLIALWKQESLQPMSRTEREAPRPRFKDAWEDFIKGGQAGRLLVCIFVGTMAFNMQDVLLEPYGGEILGLSVSSTTLLTAMWSLGALLGFALAGKRLADGSDAFRLAAGGILAGVGAFCMVIFAAPLNSPALFFSGAGMIGFGGGLFAVATLTACMTLPETGTAGRGLALGAWGAAQATAAGLSIAIGGSLRDWTGSIAMSGAWGEGLVSPATGYSVVYHLEIVLLFVTLVILGPLVRRRVYHTSRESGSRPMGLADFPT